The Plectropomus leopardus isolate mb unplaced genomic scaffold, YSFRI_Pleo_2.0 unplaced_scaffold27970, whole genome shotgun sequence nucleotide sequence CACTCCTAACCTCTACAagcccctcccctctcctcatGGCCTGGCCacacccacctcctcctcctatcAGCTGACTTGCCTTCCCCATCCACCGGTGCCTCTCTGGGTGGCGTCCCCCCGCTCAGCCAGGCTGGACTCGTCCTGGAGAGTCCTCAGGAGGGACTCCCGGCCCCGGGGCCCCACCAAGGTAACTgactcctcctgctcctcctgctccatcagtctgtctcctcctgctccatcaGTATGTTTCCTCCTGCTCCATCAGTCTGTCTCCTCTTTGTCCTCCAGGGgcccctcctcctgctcagaCTCCTAACGGGCCCCCGGTCTCGGCCCTCATCCAGAGCACCAGCTTCCTGGACTCGGTTCCTGTGACGCTCACGTTGGAACCGCGGGATCTGCTGGGAGTGGAGGAGAGCGCCGGAGGACCTCCTCCTGccagagggggaggaggaggaggaggaggaggaggagcactGGGAGCGATGTCCAAAGACGGGAGAGGAGGAGCGAAGACGGTGGAGGTGGAGCTAAGGAGGCGCTCAGGAGAAGGATTTGGATTCGTCATCGCCTCTCAGGAAGTGAGCGGAGGAGGTGAGTCCCAGCTGACATTCATTCAGAGTCCAGAGACACCAAGTGTCCTCAGTCCCAGCCGGAGAcatcctcctctgtcctctgtctcctgACTGTGTCtcagacagcagcagtgatGAATCAGAAACAGTCTGAGAGTCTCAgcagctgctaaatgcttcaaactttaaatatttcagacTGAAACTCTGCAGGagttcttaaagggacagttcactctaAACCGTCTCTGCTGCAGTTTATCAGCCTGCTGTTTCCCACAGAAACCCGTCACAGCTATTTATTCACCATAACTTCTGGGTAGCAAACCGCCGCGTCACATACATATCCTCAAACGGCGcagagcaaactctgccttcactgattagtttgaagtaaaaaaatccataccagtttaagtgtacgctatattttgaatattttctgtgctttaccttgctgtgaGACAGCCGTTAGCGACAGGGATTTGAAACCGTTCTATCAGAAACACTAAACTGAGAAAAACGTTTTACTCCACTGACCCTAGAgtacgttctgctgctccgtctgtgcccagggtACATTTTGAACACCGACAGTGTGGACCAGTCGATAACTAAACAGTTTAAACATTCCTAAagctcctaatgaacggtccagctccaagaACGGGGCTCAAAATGTGTCAGCAGAGGTTTAATGATGGCAGGCCGCCATATGCAGAGAGTGAccgacgtgtgtgtgtgtgtgtgtgtgtgtgtgtgtgtgtgtgtgtgttggatctGCAGTCACATGATCCAACAGTGAGGGGTTTGTGTTCGGACTGTGAGTTCAGATCATCAGGAGTTTTGTTCATAATATGACTGTAATGATGTGTGCAGCCTGCAGGAGGTGCCCAAAGctctgcgtgtgtttgtgcatgtgtgtgtgtgtgtgcgcgtgtgtgtgtgtgtgtgtgtgtggttgattAAAGCAGCAGCTGAGCTTCTGTTTGAGTCGACTTCATCCAGCTGGAAGGAACGACAGCGTTTACCACTCAGTTATAGAGACCCTGAACGCATCGCCTCCTCtgaaacattaacaataatctcccctgttagtgtgtgtgtgtgtgtgtgtgcgcgcgcgctcCCTGTTGGCCTCGCCCCCTCCCTCCCagctgtgtttctctgcagctcacacactCAGTCTCACTCGTCTGCTTTCAGAGGCTCAACCTGcctcacacacagagggacaggcagagagagacaggcaggtggacagagagacaggtggACAAACGGGACGTGCGGTTGTAGTTTATCTTGTTTGCTTGTTCCTGGTTTTTGCTCATGATGTTGGAGCGACTGCAGTCGGCCTTAAAAACTGTGAAGGACTCCAAATGtaagtcactgtgtg carries:
- the LOC121937948 gene encoding translation initiation factor IF-2-like; amino-acid sequence: PPLSSWPGHTHLLLLSADLPSPSTGASLGGVPPLSQAGLVLESPQEGLPAPGPHQGAPPPAQTPNGPPVSALIQSTSFLDSVPVTLTLEPRDLLGVEESAGGPPPARGGGGGGGGGGALGAMSKDGRGGAKTVEVELRRRSGEGFGFVIASQEVSGGGESQLTFIQSPETPSVLSPSRRHPPLSSVS